A region from the Alnus glutinosa chromosome 5, dhAlnGlut1.1, whole genome shotgun sequence genome encodes:
- the LOC133869376 gene encoding GDSL esterase/lipase At1g31550-like: protein MAFCSSFLSLKLPFIKLFLLLATVRGGVGQSYTSVFSFGDSLADTGNTFFINKSCQCLFPPYGETYFQHPTGRCSDGLLVIDFIAESLGLPFLQPYLGINNRSNATSIQEGVNFAVVGATALDVAFFEERGIYNVATNYSLRVQLDWFKQILPSLCNTSSKCNDMFERSVFVMGEIGGNDYNYPFFLLRSIQEIRTFVPLVIQAIASAIKELIDLGAVTLMVPGNLPIGCSAAYLTYYETADKEEYDSETGCLTWLNKFSEYHNDQLQKELTRIQALHPRTNIIYADYYNAAMRFYRSPTQFGFIGGTHTACCGGGGPYNYNASAECGSNPLVRACDDPSQYVSWDGMHLTEAAYRLIAEAIIPQNVTAGYSYYYTSK from the exons ATGGCTTTCTGTTCCTCTTTTTTGTCGCTGAAACTACCGTTTATCAAACTCTTCCTCTTATTAGCCACCGTCAGGGGCGGGGTTGGACAGTCCTACACATCGGTCTTTAGCTTCGGAGACTCACTCGCCGACACCGGAAATACATTCTTCATTAACAAGTCTTGCCAGTGTCTCTTCCCTCCGTACGGGGAGACATACTTCCAACACCCCACAGGACGCTGTTCCGACGGCCTTCTAGTCATAGACTTTATCG CTGAATCTCTTGGGCTGCCATTCTTACAGCCATATCTTGGGATTAACAACAGAAGTAATGCTACAAGCATTCAAGAGGGTGTGAATTTTGCTGTTGTGGGAGCGACAGCATTGGACGTAGCTTTTTTTGAGGAAAGGGGAATTTATAACGTAGCTACAAACTACTCTCTAAGAGTTCAGTTGGATTGGTTCAAGCAAATTCTGCCATCTCTGTGCAACACATCTTCAA AATGCAACGACATGTTTGAAAGATCTGTATTTGTGATGGGAGAGATTGGAGGCAATGACTACAATTATCCATTCTTTCTGCTAAGAAGCATACAAGAGATTCGGACATTCGTTCCCCTAGTGATTCAAGCAATCGCTTCAGCCATTAAG GAGTTGATTGATCTAGGGGCAGTGACTCTCATGGTGCCCGGGAACCTACCAATTGGATGCTCTGCTGCCTACCTAACATATTATGAGACCGCAGATAAGGAAGAATATGACTCTGAAACTGGCTGTCTAACGTGGTTAAACAAGTTTTCAGAGTACCACAACGACCAGCTTCAGAAAGAACTAACTAGGATTCAAGCACTGCATCCTCGTACCAATATCATCTACGCTGATTATTACAATGCTGCAATGCGTTTTTATCGGTCTCCAACCCAATTTG GGTTTATTGGAGGAACGCATACAGCATGCTGCGGAGGGGGAGGCCCATACAATTATAACGCATCGGCGGAATGCGGCAGTAATCCGTTGGTGCGTGCTTGTGATGACCCTTCACAGTATGTTAGCTGGGATGGTATGCACTTAACAGAAGCGGCATATAGATTGATTGCCGAGGCCATTATACCACAAAATGTGACTGCTGGATATTCCTATTACTACACAAGTAAATAA